The Microlunatus antarcticus genome window below encodes:
- a CDS encoding HD domain-containing protein — MRLQDFDPPRTPASRAAVELAAASHTPALLHHVVRSWLWAEAFALVEDRRGVDHELLYVSAVLHDLGLVPAYDNVSLSYEEAGGHVAVALTAGAGWPAERRRRALEVIVRHNWPSVDPGLDVEGHLLEVATSLDISGARPDLLPREFLLEVLEAYPRLTLADEFTAGVTEQARRKPTTAARRIVEGGVAQKLAHHPLERLDRSRP, encoded by the coding sequence GTGCGCCTGCAGGACTTCGACCCGCCCCGTACGCCGGCGTCCCGGGCCGCCGTTGAGCTGGCCGCCGCGTCCCACACCCCGGCCCTGCTCCACCACGTGGTCCGCTCGTGGCTCTGGGCCGAGGCGTTCGCGCTGGTCGAGGACCGGCGGGGCGTCGACCACGAGCTGCTGTACGTCTCCGCGGTGCTCCACGACCTCGGGCTCGTCCCGGCCTACGACAACGTCTCGCTGTCGTACGAGGAGGCCGGCGGGCACGTCGCGGTCGCACTCACCGCGGGAGCGGGCTGGCCCGCGGAACGACGCCGGCGTGCGCTCGAGGTGATCGTGCGGCACAACTGGCCGTCGGTCGACCCCGGGCTGGACGTGGAGGGACACCTCCTCGAGGTCGCCACCAGCCTGGACATCAGCGGGGCGCGACCGGACCTCCTGCCCCGCGAGTTCCTGCTCGAGGTCCTCGAGGCGTACCCCCGCCTGACGCTGGCCGACGAGTTCACCGCGGGGGTGACCGAGCAGGCGCGGCGGAAGCCGACGACGGCCGCACGCCGGATCGTCGA
- a CDS encoding VOC family protein — MALHLEAVTFDVADVSSAAVFWAGLLEREVVPEPGAALLPGDATQVGLRFVTSETERVGRPRLHLHLTSSTPEDQRRTIETALRLGGRHHDVGQTDDERFVVLADPQGNELCVMEPGNRYLAGTGHLGEITCDGPRAVGLFWRDALGWPLVWDEGEQTAIQSPLGGTKIAWDLEYRSPAEPRVGKNRYRFDLVSAEPAGEVERLLSLGATRLAPRPDDVRLADPAGNELSLRPERDSPPPR, encoded by the coding sequence GTGGCTCTGCACCTCGAAGCGGTGACCTTCGACGTCGCCGACGTGTCGTCGGCCGCCGTGTTCTGGGCCGGGCTGCTGGAGCGTGAGGTCGTCCCCGAGCCCGGTGCCGCGCTGCTGCCGGGTGACGCGACCCAGGTCGGACTGCGCTTCGTCACCTCCGAGACCGAGCGCGTCGGCAGGCCGCGCCTCCATCTGCACCTGACCAGCAGCACTCCCGAGGACCAGCGACGCACCATCGAGACGGCGCTGCGGCTGGGTGGCCGCCACCACGACGTGGGTCAGACGGACGACGAACGCTTCGTCGTCCTGGCCGACCCGCAGGGCAACGAGCTCTGCGTGATGGAGCCGGGCAACCGCTACCTCGCCGGCACGGGGCACCTCGGCGAGATCACCTGCGACGGGCCCCGGGCCGTCGGCCTGTTCTGGCGCGACGCGCTGGGCTGGCCGCTGGTGTGGGACGAGGGCGAGCAGACGGCGATCCAGTCGCCGCTCGGCGGCACGAAGATCGCCTGGGACCTCGAGTACCGGTCGCCCGCCGAACCGCGCGTCGGGAAGAACCGGTACCGCTTCGACCTCGTCAGCGCCGAGCCGGCCGGCGAGGTGGAACGCCTGCTCTCGCTCGGAGCCACCCGTCTCGCCCCACGACCGGACGACGTCCGGCTTGCCGATCCCGCCGGGAACGAGCTCAGCCTCCGCCCCGAACGCGACTCGCCCCCACCCCGTTGA
- a CDS encoding rhomboid family intramembrane serine protease — MSTAQGGLASVLIYVVVYVATLRTVYGHLRSGRAARRPHPVAVVLWLVVAVPSLLQLVRPQIYAALARDPVLTGHGEWWRLLTSVLVQDGGLVGTAYNLVTLALTAPAATALWRPLRAVAVFVAGALVFNLPATFAWHDGGGGNSGATFFLATSMLGVLVVGSHARQIRTAALIVAGCGIALLVLGDAHGEAVLAGLLVGAAVAAASRARRVAGERAVR, encoded by the coding sequence ATGAGCACGGCTCAAGGCGGCCTCGCCTCCGTCCTGATCTACGTCGTCGTCTACGTCGCGACCCTTCGCACGGTGTACGGCCACCTCCGCAGCGGTCGGGCCGCTCGCCGCCCCCACCCGGTCGCCGTCGTGCTGTGGCTCGTCGTGGCCGTGCCGTCGCTCCTGCAGCTCGTCCGGCCCCAGATCTACGCCGCCCTCGCGCGCGACCCCGTCCTGACCGGCCACGGCGAGTGGTGGCGGCTGCTGACCTCCGTCCTCGTCCAGGACGGAGGTCTCGTCGGCACGGCGTACAACCTGGTGACGCTCGCGCTGACCGCGCCCGCCGCCACGGCCCTGTGGCGCCCGCTCCGGGCGGTGGCCGTCTTCGTCGCCGGCGCGCTCGTGTTCAACCTGCCGGCCACGTTCGCGTGGCACGACGGCGGCGGCGGGAACTCCGGGGCCACGTTCTTCCTCGCCACCTCCATGCTCGGGGTCCTGGTCGTCGGGAGCCACGCGCGCCAGATCCGTACGGCGGCACTCATCGTGGCCGGGTGCGGGATCGCCCTGCTCGTCCTGGGCGACGCGCACGGTGAGGCCGTGCTGGCCGGCCTTTTGGTCGGGGCCGCCGTCGCGGCGGCCTCTCGAGCGCGTCGGGTGGCGGGGGAACGAGCAGTCCGGTGA